The Sporomusa termitida genome has a window encoding:
- a CDS encoding glutamate mutase L: protein MHADLLVLDVGSTYTKLTAFRLNRGELEFVARSQAPTTIADIETGLVNARQALVASGVRVSDEAKVFSTSSAAGGLRMVALGYMPRVTAKAAKEVAMSAGARVLEIISHEDLPEYRLEVLREIKPDIVLLAGGTDGGDQQSLIENAHIIVQAGIKAVIIIAGNKEAQNQVAEIFTSCDIPHIRVPNVMPTIHELKVKPAREAIHEQFIKQITQAKGLNKLLNIVSNKKVMPTPGAVLLGAELLAKGTFQEEGVGDVIVIDIGGATTDIHSVLPELEKLTIEEKGLVVTNEKQPSYRTVEGNLGLRVSATGIVETIGPLGVLAKIGYNSEETANQLSAYTEYLEQNPGHISQSPQEKQFDLALAISAIEVALKRHAGYIAQDFNPVMGIMPGTPVGRDLRRVKYVIAVGGIFTHGSQADNQLILAAAFKNPGISLLPVQPRFIIDEQYLLYALGALGSRYADQCGRFAKKYFKINLKGNEHETN from the coding sequence ATGCATGCAGATCTGCTGGTATTGGATGTGGGCAGCACCTACACGAAGTTAACAGCCTTCCGGCTGAACCGGGGGGAACTGGAGTTTGTGGCCCGCTCCCAGGCGCCAACAACCATTGCCGATATTGAAACAGGCCTTGTCAATGCCAGACAGGCATTAGTGGCAAGTGGTGTCCGGGTGTCAGACGAAGCTAAAGTCTTTTCCACCAGCAGTGCGGCCGGCGGCCTGCGGATGGTAGCCCTTGGCTACATGCCCCGGGTAACCGCCAAAGCCGCCAAAGAGGTAGCGATGAGTGCGGGGGCCCGGGTTTTGGAAATCATCAGCCATGAGGATTTGCCGGAATACCGTTTGGAAGTACTGCGGGAGATTAAACCGGATATTGTTTTACTGGCCGGCGGTACCGACGGCGGTGATCAGCAATCACTCATTGAGAATGCACATATTATTGTTCAGGCCGGCATCAAAGCCGTGATAATTATTGCCGGCAATAAAGAGGCCCAAAACCAGGTGGCAGAGATTTTTACCAGCTGTGACATTCCCCATATCCGTGTCCCTAATGTAATGCCAACAATTCATGAATTAAAGGTTAAACCGGCCAGAGAGGCCATTCATGAGCAGTTTATCAAACAGATTACCCAGGCTAAAGGGTTAAATAAACTACTGAATATTGTCTCCAATAAGAAAGTGATGCCTACGCCTGGCGCAGTGCTGTTGGGTGCAGAGCTGCTGGCCAAAGGAACTTTCCAGGAAGAAGGTGTCGGTGATGTCATCGTCATTGATATTGGGGGAGCCACTACCGATATCCATTCGGTCCTGCCTGAGCTGGAGAAGCTGACCATTGAGGAAAAGGGCCTGGTTGTAACTAATGAAAAGCAACCCTCTTATCGTACTGTTGAAGGAAATCTGGGTTTGCGTGTCAGTGCAACAGGCATTGTTGAAACAATCGGCCCACTGGGCGTATTGGCCAAAATCGGCTATAACAGTGAAGAGACGGCCAATCAATTGTCAGCCTATACCGAATATCTGGAACAGAACCCTGGCCATATCAGCCAGTCGCCGCAGGAAAAACAGTTTGATCTGGCACTGGCGATTAGCGCCATTGAAGTAGCTTTAAAGCGGCATGCCGGGTATATTGCCCAGGATTTTAATCCGGTTATGGGCATTATGCCCGGAACCCCGGTTGGCAGGGATCTGCGCCGGGTGAAGTATGTGATCGCCGTGGGCGGGATTTTTACCCATGGTTCCCAGGCCGATAACCAGCTGATCCTGGCCGCGGCTTTTAAGAACCCCGGGATTTCCTTATTACCTGTTCAGCCCCGGTTTATTATTGATGAACAGTATCTATTGTATGCCCTGGGAGCCTTAGGGTCCCGTTATGCCGACCAGTGCGGCCGCTTTGCCAAAAAATATTTTAAGATAAACCTAAAGGGGAATGAGCATGAGACAAACTAG
- a CDS encoding isocitrate lyase/PEP mutase family protein — translation MRQTSVLRQLLAGPGIIVAPGAHDALTAKIIEKAGFPAVYMTGYGQAASHLGKPDVGLLTMSEMVARAANLVEAVGIPVIADADTGFGNAVNVMRTVREYEKAGVAAIQLEDQVTPKKCGHMTGRQVVPQAEMVGKIKAAVDARRDADLVIIARTDARTVHGIDEALDRAKAYEEAGADILFVESPESVGEMKRITAGFTVPVLANMVEGGRTPLLPVPELAAIGYQIVIYPTASTYTMTLAITRLMENLKATGTTAGMLDQMVAFTEFNELIGLPQIRATEAAYVK, via the coding sequence ATGAGACAAACTAGCGTGTTGCGACAATTATTAGCAGGTCCGGGTATTATTGTAGCCCCTGGCGCCCATGATGCACTGACCGCTAAAATCATTGAGAAAGCCGGCTTCCCGGCAGTATATATGACAGGCTACGGCCAGGCAGCCAGCCATCTGGGTAAACCGGACGTGGGCCTGCTGACGATGAGTGAAATGGTAGCCCGGGCGGCCAATCTTGTCGAGGCTGTCGGCATACCGGTTATTGCCGATGCTGATACCGGGTTTGGGAATGCGGTCAATGTAATGCGTACTGTCCGTGAGTATGAAAAGGCCGGTGTGGCCGCCATTCAGCTGGAAGATCAGGTTACCCCCAAAAAATGCGGTCATATGACTGGCCGTCAGGTCGTGCCTCAGGCTGAAATGGTCGGCAAAATTAAGGCCGCCGTTGATGCCCGCCGGGATGCTGACCTGGTAATTATTGCCCGGACGGATGCCCGGACTGTGCATGGGATTGATGAGGCCCTGGACCGGGCGAAAGCGTATGAAGAAGCAGGGGCCGATATCCTGTTTGTGGAATCGCCGGAGAGTGTCGGGGAAATGAAAAGGATTACCGCCGGCTTTACCGTACCGGTACTGGCTAATATGGTGGAAGGCGGCCGGACACCGCTGCTGCCGGTGCCGGAGCTGGCGGCTATCGGCTATCAGATTGTTATTTATCCAACGGCATCGACCTACACCATGACGCTGGCCATCACCCGCTTAATGGAAAATCTGAAGGCAACCGGGACTACTGCCGGTATGCTGGACCAAATGGTTGCTTTTACCGAGTTCAATGAGCTGATTGGCTTACCGCAAATCAGAGCGACTGAAGCGGCCTACGTAAAATAG